In Camelina sativa cultivar DH55 chromosome 16, Cs, whole genome shotgun sequence, a single window of DNA contains:
- the LOC104754179 gene encoding uncharacterized protein LOC104754179, with protein MELTSESSSSMRSKSGVGQVCDCGLPAKMFISKTARNPNRRFLGCELYKEGGNGHCKYFSWVDEEEVKGWPRRALVEAQAEINEKNKIISQLSTTIMELKGDLERNQLQKKKIDDMEAIVSRQRLVITGLTGLLVCAIGVIVLG; from the exons ATGGAATTAACATCGGAATCGTCTAGTAGCATGAGGAGCAAGTCTGGAGTCGGGCAAGTTTGTGATTGTGGATTGCCGGCGAAGATGTTCATCTCGAAAACGGCAAGAAATCCAAATCGAAGGTTCCTCGGGTGTGAGCTGTACAAG GAAGGTGGTAATGGTCACTGTAAGTACTTTAGTtgggttgatgaagaagaagtgaaaggcTGGCCGAGAAGAGCATTGGTTGAAGCTCAAGCAGAAATTAATGAGAAGAATAAGATAATAAGTCAACTATCAACGACAATCATGGAGCTGAAGGGGGATTTAGAGAGAAATcagttgcagaagaagaagattgatgatATGGAAGCAATTGTGTCTCGTCAACGCCTCGTTATCACGGGTTTGACAGGCTTGCTTGTTTGTGCAATTGGAGTCATCGTACTTGGTTAA